From a region of the Pseudomonadaceae bacterium SI-3 genome:
- a CDS encoding MinD/ParA family protein, which translates to MGMHPVQVIAVTGGKGGVGKTNVSVNLALALADLGRRVVLLDADLGLANVDVLLGLTTKRTLADVISGECDLRDVLIQGPGGIRVVPAASGTQSMVQLSTLQHSGLIQAFSDIGDDIDVLIIDTAAGIGDGVVSFVRAAQEVLLVVTDEPTSITDAYALIKLLNRDYGISRFRVLANMAHAPQEGRNLFAKLTKVTERFLDVALQYVGAIPYDEAVRKAVQKQRAVYEAYPRAKCSLAFRAIAQKVDTWPLPATPRGHLEFFVERLVRPAAEPNEQ; encoded by the coding sequence CAAGGGTGGCGTCGGCAAGACCAACGTGTCGGTCAATCTGGCCTTGGCGCTGGCCGATCTCGGGCGTCGAGTGGTATTGCTCGACGCCGACCTTGGTCTGGCTAACGTCGACGTGTTGCTCGGCCTGACGACAAAACGCACCCTGGCTGATGTCATTTCCGGTGAATGTGACCTGCGCGATGTGCTGATTCAGGGGCCGGGCGGCATACGTGTTGTTCCGGCCGCTTCCGGCACTCAGAGCATGGTGCAGCTGTCGACGCTTCAACACTCCGGTTTGATCCAGGCTTTCAGCGACATCGGCGATGATATCGATGTGCTGATCATCGACACTGCCGCTGGCATTGGTGATGGTGTGGTGAGCTTTGTTCGCGCCGCGCAGGAAGTGTTGCTGGTGGTCACCGACGAGCCCACGTCAATCACCGATGCCTATGCGCTGATCAAACTGCTCAATCGTGACTACGGCATCAGCCGCTTCCGGGTCTTGGCCAACATGGCCCATGCGCCGCAGGAAGGGCGCAACCTGTTTGCCAAGCTGACCAAGGTGACTGAGCGCTTCTTGGACGTGGCGCTGCAGTACGTCGGCGCCATCCCGTATGACGAAGCTGTGCGCAAGGCCGTGCAGAAGCAGCGTGCCGTTTATGAGGCCTACCCGCGTGCAAAGTGCTCGCTGGCGTTCAGGGCTATCGCGCAGAAGGTGGACACTTGGCCGTTGCCGGCAACGCCACGCGGTCATCTGGAGTTCTTTGTGGAGCGCCTGGTTAGGCCCGCCGCAGAGCCTAACGAACAATAG
- the fliA gene encoding RNA polymerase sigma factor FliA (sigma factors are initiation factors that promote the attachment of RNA polymerase to specific initiation sites and are then released; this sigma factor directs late flagellar biosynthesis genes) — MYYSKAQAKDSQYQLIDQYAPLVKRIAYHLLARLPASVQVDDLMQAGMIGLLEASKKYDAGKGASFETYAGIRIRGAMLDEVRKGDWAPRSVHRNSRMVSEAIRAIEARTGRDAKDQDVAAELKLSLDEYYGILGDTLGSRLFSFDDLLQEGEHGEFEEDAASTHPEPSRDLEDERFQQALAEAISNLPEREKLVLSLYYDEELNLKEIGQVLGVSESRVSQLHSQCAARLRARLGEWRAR; from the coding sequence ATGTATTACAGCAAAGCTCAGGCTAAAGACTCGCAATATCAACTCATTGATCAGTATGCACCGCTGGTCAAGCGCATTGCCTATCACCTCCTGGCGCGTTTGCCGGCAAGCGTGCAGGTCGACGACCTGATGCAGGCCGGCATGATCGGCTTGCTGGAGGCGTCAAAAAAATATGACGCCGGAAAAGGGGCGAGTTTCGAGACCTACGCCGGTATCCGCATCCGAGGCGCCATGCTCGACGAGGTGCGCAAAGGTGACTGGGCGCCGCGTTCGGTACACAGAAACTCGCGCATGGTCAGTGAGGCGATTCGGGCAATTGAGGCTAGAACAGGACGCGACGCTAAAGATCAGGACGTTGCGGCCGAACTTAAATTGAGTCTCGATGAGTACTACGGCATTCTGGGCGACACCCTGGGCAGCCGCCTGTTCAGCTTCGATGATCTGCTTCAGGAAGGCGAGCACGGGGAGTTCGAGGAGGATGCAGCCAGCACCCATCCGGAACCGTCCCGCGATCTTGAAGACGAGCGTTTCCAACAGGCGTTGGCCGAGGCCATCAGTAACCTGCCCGAACGTGAAAAGTTGGTGCTTTCGCTGTATTACGACGAAGAGTTGAACTTGAAGGAAATCGGTCAGGTACTGGGCGTCAGTGAATCACGGGTGAGCCAGTTGCACAGTCAGTGCGCGGCCCGTCTGCGGGCTCGTCTTGGCGAGTGGCGCGCGCGTTAA